Genomic segment of Natronoarchaeum philippinense:
GCTCCTCGATGTTCATGCTCCAGTTCGGGATCGCGTGCTGCAGCATCGAGATGATGCACACGTACGCGGTCAAGCACGACCTCGACCGTTTCGGCTCCGGCGTCCCCCGCGCCTCGCCGCGGCAGGCGGACGTGATGATCGTCCCCGGGACGATCGTCTCGAAGTTCGCCCCGCGGATGAAGCGCGTCTACGACCAGATGCCCGAACCCAAGTTCGTCGTCGGAATGGGCTCGTGTACGATCTCCGGCGGCCCGTTCCAAGAAGGGTACAACGTCATCAAGGGCGCGGAGGAAGTCATTCCGGTCGACATCCAGATTCCCGGCTGCCCGCCCCGACCCGAGGCGCTGGTCTACGGCGTCGTCAAGCTCCAAGAGCGCGTCGCCAACGGCGAGTCCTCGCCGGTCGTCGTCAAGCCCTACGAGCTCGAACAGTTCGGCGACCTCGAACGCGACGAGATCGTCGACCAACTGGCCGATCAGATCGACGAAGAGGATCTCGTGATGCGGTACAACTGGGCTGATTCGCCATGACTACGCTAAGACGTTCCTGCTCGCTACGCTGCGCGGGCTGCGACTCATCTACTCACACTCGACACCGGAGGTGGCTCGCGTGAGCCGCTCCGAGCTCCCCGACACGCCCGAGGTCGGCGTCGACGAGGGCGAAGTCGACTACGACGCGCTCGAATCGCTGCTCGGCGAGTACGTCCTCGAACGCGAGGATCACATCAACGCCGGCGGGTTCGTCATTCGCCCCGACGACGTGCAGGATGTCCTCTCGACGCTGCGCGAGGAGGCCGGCTTCGACCATCTCTCGACGGTCACCGCCCAGCAGTACGAGGATCGCTACGAGTCGATCTACCACCTCAAGAAGTACGACGATCCGACCCAAGAGGTCAACGTCATCGTGCCGACGACGACCGAAAACCCCGTCAGTCAAAGTGGGGCGCCGGTGTTCCGCACCGCCGACTGGCACGAGCGTGAAGCCTACGACCTCGTCGGGATCGAGTACGAGGACCACCCCGACCTGCGTCGCATTCTGCTGCCCGAGACGTGGACGGGCCATCCCCTCGGCGGCGACTACGACCAGACCAAACCGCAGATCGTCTCGCTGACCGAACACGCCAATCCGCTGCAGGAAGACCACCGGGTCGAAGGCGAGGGGACGGACACGATGTTCCTCAACATCGGCCCCCACCACCCCGCGACCCACGGTGTGCTCCACCTCGAAACCGTGCTCGACGGCGAGCAGGTACTCGATGTCGATCCGGATATCGGCTATCTGCACCGCTGCGAGGAGCAGATGTGCCAGCAGGGCACCTACCGCCACCAGATCATGCCCTACCCCGACCGGTGGGACTACATCTCGGCTGGCCTGCTCAACGAGTGGGCGTACGCACGCACGGCCGAGGACCTCGCTGACCTCGACGTGCCCGAGTACGCACAGATCATCCGGACGATGAGCGCCGAGCTGTGCCGGATCGCCTCGCACCTGCTCGCGCTGGCGACGTTCGCGCTGGACATCAACGGCGACTTCACCGCGACGTTCATGTACGCGATCCGCGAGCGCGAGAAGGCCCAGAACATCCTCGAAGACCTCACCGGTCAGCGCCTGATGTTCAACTACTTCCGGCTCGGCGGCGTCGCGTGGGACCTGCCCGAACCCCGCGAGGAGTTCTTCGACAAGATCCGCGATTACCTCAACGAGCTGCCCGAGGCCTCCGAGGAGTTCCACAACCTGCTGACGAACAACGAGATTCTGCAGGCCCGGACGGTCAACACGGGCATTCTCGAGCCCGAGGCCGCAAAGCAGTACGGCGCGACCGGACCGGTCGCCCGCGGCTCCGGCGTCGACTACGACCTCCGGCGGGACGACCCCTACGGCTACTACGACGAGCTCGACTGGGACGTTATCGTCGAGGACGGCTGCGACAACTTCTCGCGCCTGCTCGTCCGCATGCGCGAAGTCGAGGAGTCGGCCAAGATCATCGACCAGTGTGTCGACCTGCTCGAAGACTGGCCCGAGGACGACCGCGAGATCCAGAGCAACGTCCCGCGGACGATCAAGCCCGACCCCGACACCGAAATCTACCGCGCTGTCGAAGGTGCGAAGGGCGAACTCGGCATCTACATCCGCGCCGACGGCACCGACAAGCCCGGCCGGTTCAAGATCCGCAGCCCGTGCTTCTCGAACCTGCAGACGCTGCCGGAGATGGCCGAAGGCGAGTACATCGCCGACCTGATCGCCTCGCTCGGTAGCCTCGACATCGTGCTCGGAGAGGTGGATCGATGACGGCACCGCTCCAGACGTTGATGCCCGAGCAACTCGCCGAGTGGCTCGGACTCGACGCTTACGGTGGGGCTGGCCTGTTCGTCGCCGCCCTCATCGCGTCGGCGCTGGTCGCCTCGCTGATGCTGACCAACGCCGCACTGGCCGGCCCGTGGGCCAAGCGAAAGATCACGGCCGCCTTTACTGACCGGATCGCTGTGAACCGTCACGGTCCGTTCGGTCTGCTCATCATCATCGCCGACGCGGTTCGGCTGATGTCCAAAGAGCTCATCATCCCCGAGGGCGCCGACCGCCCAGCCTACGACATCGGTCCGATGGTCGTCGCTTTCTCGGCGCTACTCGGCTTTGCGGTGATCCCGATGGGATCGATCGCGGGCATCAACTTCCAGATCGCCGATCCCGAGATCGGCCTCGTGTTCGCGTTCGCGATCGCGTCGATCGCCAGTCTCGGTCTGGTGATGTGTGGCTACGCCTCGAACAACAAGTACTCGATGCTGGGCGGTCTGCGCGCGGTCGCACAGAACATCGCCTACGAGATTCCGCTGATCGTCACTGCGGCGTCGGTGGTGCTGTTCTCGGAGTCGCTCCAGATGACCGAGATCGTCGCCGCCCAGACGGAGACGCTCGTCACCATCGCGGGCATCTCGATCCCGTCGTGGTACGCCTTCGTCAACCCGTTCGCGTTCGTACTGTTCCTGACCGCGAACCTCGCTGAAGTCGGTCGGAACCCCTTCGACACGCCGGAGGCGCCGACCGAGATCGTCGCCGGGTATCAGACGGAGTACTCCTCGATCTACTTCGTGCTGATCTACCTCGGCGAGTTCCTCCACATCTTCCTCGGCGGCGCCATTCTGGCGACCGTCTTCCTCGGCGGCCCTGCCGGGCCGGTCCTGCCGGGGCTGGTGTGGATGATCATCAAGATGTGGGCTGTGTTCCTGTTCACCCAGTGGGCGCGGTCGGCGATCCCTCGGGTGCGCATCGACCAGCTTATCGAGATTGGTTGGAAAGGACTGCTGGTTCTGTCCTTTGCTAACCTGGTGCTCACGGCCGTAATCGTGGGGGTGCTGATTGCATGATCGGACTGCTCAAATCCATGGCGACGACGATGAAGCACGCGCTCGACGGTAACACGTTCACCGTCGAGTATCCCGAAGAAGCGCCCGAAGTGTCGCCGCGGTTCCGCGGCGTCCACAAGTTCAGCCAAGAGCGCTGTATCTGGTGTCGGCAGTGCGAGAACGTCTGCCCGAACGACACGATCCAGATCGTCACCGACGACAAGCGCAACGGCGAGCAGTACAACCTCCACATCGGCCAGTGTATCTACTGTCGACTGTGCGAGGAAGTCTGTCCGGTCGACGCCATTCTGTTGACCCAGAACTTCGAGTTCACGGGCGACACGAAAGACGACCTCGTCTACAACAAAGAGCAGCTCAAGTCGGTGCCGTGGTACAAGGACATCGACCCGCTGAACTCGCGTGAACCCGACCGCGACGCGTGGATCGGTGAAGGCGAAGGCGAAGTCGACTACCAGTAATCGTACGACGAGCGCCACCGGCGCGAGTCGTTTCTCCGGACGCGACCGAGCGAAGCGAGTGGAGCGTCCGGCTTTTTGGCCCAGATTTTTCGAGGAGAGGTGTGCGAGCGCAGCGAGCACACCCGACGATGAAAAAGGTGGCATCCGACCCGCTGAACTCGCGTGAACCCGACCGCGACGCGTGGATCGGTGAAGGCGAAGGCGAAGTCGACTACAAGTAGCGCAGTTTCACTTTTCGGGCCGGTCTACTGTTCGTACGGATTTGCTGCTGCGGTCAAGCGAGTGATGTCGTCGAACCGATCGAAGTCATCGTCGAAGCTGTAGAGAAACTCCGTTTCAGTCCGTCGCATGTGAGCGACGAGGATCGCATCAGTGATCTCGACATCGCTCTGCCGGCGAAACACAGTCTGCCCGCGGGCTAGGTCCTCGCGTGCGAGATGGCGGATTCGGAATCCGCTGCTTTCCTCAAGGAACGTCAATGTCTCTACAGCACGATCGGACCCGGCACGCTTCGAGATGGGGTTCAGAATCTCCGGAAGGGTGTAGTTTGTTACGATGCCTCTCGGGAGGCGTCCCGCGTCCATCGCTTCGACGATCGCTGCGGCTTTGTCGTGG
This window contains:
- a CDS encoding NADH-quinone oxidoreductase subunit B; protein product: MSSDTPREAITGSTDPLTETREARMGSGTDDRFNSKLREAFGASPFILTKFDSFMNWVRGSSMFMLQFGIACCSIEMMHTYAVKHDLDRFGSGVPRASPRQADVMIVPGTIVSKFAPRMKRVYDQMPEPKFVVGMGSCTISGGPFQEGYNVIKGAEEVIPVDIQIPGCPPRPEALVYGVVKLQERVANGESSPVVVKPYELEQFGDLERDEIVDQLADQIDEEDLVMRYNWADSP
- a CDS encoding NADH-quinone oxidoreductase subunit D; translated protein: MSRSELPDTPEVGVDEGEVDYDALESLLGEYVLEREDHINAGGFVIRPDDVQDVLSTLREEAGFDHLSTVTAQQYEDRYESIYHLKKYDDPTQEVNVIVPTTTENPVSQSGAPVFRTADWHEREAYDLVGIEYEDHPDLRRILLPETWTGHPLGGDYDQTKPQIVSLTEHANPLQEDHRVEGEGTDTMFLNIGPHHPATHGVLHLETVLDGEQVLDVDPDIGYLHRCEEQMCQQGTYRHQIMPYPDRWDYISAGLLNEWAYARTAEDLADLDVPEYAQIIRTMSAELCRIASHLLALATFALDINGDFTATFMYAIREREKAQNILEDLTGQRLMFNYFRLGGVAWDLPEPREEFFDKIRDYLNELPEASEEFHNLLTNNEILQARTVNTGILEPEAAKQYGATGPVARGSGVDYDLRRDDPYGYYDELDWDVIVEDGCDNFSRLLVRMREVEESAKIIDQCVDLLEDWPEDDREIQSNVPRTIKPDPDTEIYRAVEGAKGELGIYIRADGTDKPGRFKIRSPCFSNLQTLPEMAEGEYIADLIASLGSLDIVLGEVDR
- a CDS encoding complex I subunit 1/NuoH family protein; its protein translation is MTAPLQTLMPEQLAEWLGLDAYGGAGLFVAALIASALVASLMLTNAALAGPWAKRKITAAFTDRIAVNRHGPFGLLIIIADAVRLMSKELIIPEGADRPAYDIGPMVVAFSALLGFAVIPMGSIAGINFQIADPEIGLVFAFAIASIASLGLVMCGYASNNKYSMLGGLRAVAQNIAYEIPLIVTAASVVLFSESLQMTEIVAAQTETLVTIAGISIPSWYAFVNPFAFVLFLTANLAEVGRNPFDTPEAPTEIVAGYQTEYSSIYFVLIYLGEFLHIFLGGAILATVFLGGPAGPVLPGLVWMIIKMWAVFLFTQWARSAIPRVRIDQLIEIGWKGLLVLSFANLVLTAVIVGVLIA
- a CDS encoding NuoI/complex I 23 kDa subunit family protein, producing the protein MIGLLKSMATTMKHALDGNTFTVEYPEEAPEVSPRFRGVHKFSQERCIWCRQCENVCPNDTIQIVTDDKRNGEQYNLHIGQCIYCRLCEEVCPVDAILLTQNFEFTGDTKDDLVYNKEQLKSVPWYKDIDPLNSREPDRDAWIGEGEGEVDYQ
- a CDS encoding type II toxin-antitoxin system VapC family toxin — encoded protein: MADAIVDSNVLFAFRSARDQYHDKAAAIVEAMDAGRLPRGIVTNYTLPEILNPISKRAGSDRAVETLTFLEESSGFRIRHLAREDLARGQTVFRRQSDVEITDAILVAHMRRTETEFLYSFDDDFDRFDDITRLTAAANPYEQ